The following DNA comes from Candidatus Nitrosocosmicus arcticus.
ATGACTGTCGATAATGAGGATTAATCCATTCGATGAAGCTAGCATAGTTTAAGGAACGAGCATCATCCAGATAGTTTGAAAGGATTTTGATAAAATTAAATCCATTAATAAGGTCGAAACTCAATACAAGGTCGTGCACGTTACATTCTACAACTTTTATGGCATATTCTAATGGGGACAATTTTTCAGAATATTCACAATAGTTATACAATCTACCGCCTCCAATCATTCTTTTTAAATTCATCCTCATTGCAATATCCTTTCTCCCTTGATACAACTTGTGGCCTATTCCCCTATGTCTAACTCGGGGATGTGTGGAGATATCCGCGCCATAAAGACTATCCCCGGCTGGAAAATGTGTTGTTAGCATTCCATTCCCTGTAATCCCATTCCATGTGTGATCGGCATAAACAGGACTTAATTGAATGATTAAACTTGTAGCGGATCCTACAATTTTTCCCTCAAGCTCAGCGACGAGCTGACCCTCTGGAAAAATATTCAGATGACTTTTCAATTCATCAGGATGCCAAATATTACCAATCTTTGCTAAATCAGCGAAAGACTCCTCCTGTAACTTTACAATTTCTGGAATATCAGCTACCGCAGTCTGCCTAATCGATACCGAATCTGAATCAAGAACATAAAAGGAACTCATTTATGCACTATAGAATTAAACTAAAGATTTAAATTTTTTCCAGGATACTGATATACTAGATTGGTGACTAGTTATCGGTGAATTCTGCACCAGTTTATTGG
Coding sequences within:
- a CDS encoding GNAT family N-acetyltransferase — encoded protein: MSSFYVLDSDSVSIRQTAVADIPEIVKLQEESFADLAKIGNIWHPDELKSHLNIFPEGQLVAELEGKIVGSATSLIIQLSPVYADHTWNGITGNGMLTTHFPAGDSLYGADISTHPRVRHRGIGHKLYQGRKDIAMRMNLKRMIGGGRLYNYCEYSEKLSPLEYAIKVVECNVHDLVLSFDLINGFNFIKILSNYLDDARSLNYASFIEWINPHYRQSLK